The following coding sequences are from one Bacillota bacterium window:
- a CDS encoding thymidine kinase, producing MSEIPGSVEVISGPMGAGKTTELLMRMEYQRRTAYVPNVIVPTTVAKSGRFKLAKMKTHDGREIVVHPVEDLEREFIDLHAREGQIKEPIAIGIDEVQFFDRSIIPVVERAAREWGWTILCSGLNYDFKGDFWETTWDLLNIADVDILRKGKCAVCGSPALCTQRLHLDGAPARRDEPRVVLDDGNVRYEARCWRCHVGGATRILRHR from the coding sequence ATGTCTGAAATACCTGGTAGTGTAGAGGTCATTTCGGGACCAATGGGTGCAGGGAAAACGACAGAATTGCTTATGAGGATGGAGTATCAACGGAGAACTGCGTATGTCCCTAATGTGATTGTCCCTACGACGGTTGCAAAATCTGGGAGATTTAAACTCGCTAAAATGAAGACACATGATGGTCGAGAGATTGTTGTTCATCCCGTTGAGGATCTTGAGAGAGAATTTATTGATCTTCATGCCCGTGAGGGACAGATTAAGGAACCAATTGCTATCGGTATAGATGAGGTGCAGTTTTTTGATAGGTCTATCATTCCCGTTGTGGAGCGGGCTGCGCGCGAGTGGGGATGGACCATTCTATGTTCAGGGTTAAATTATGACTTCAAGGGAGATTTTTGGGAGACGACGTGGGACCTTCTCAATATCGCTGATGTAGATATACTCAGGAAAGGGAAATGTGCCGTCTGTGGCAGTCCCGCCTTATGCACCCAGCGTCTCCATCTCGATGGGGCCCCGGCGCGTAGGGATGAACCCAGGGTGGTGTTGGATGATGGCAACGTACGCTATGAGGCGCGGTGCTGGAGGTGCCACGTGGGTGGCGCCACAAGAATTCTACGGCATCGGTGA
- a CDS encoding RusA family crossover junction endodeoxyribonuclease — MRAEIVIPGRPVTKKNHQQVWQNRKSGKRFVVPSKAYKEYEESALRELRAYQGPRFSGPVRVTAQYYMPDRRSWPDLVGLMQATHDILQAAGIIANDRDIVCVDGSLIAGVDPKRPRVVIEIEEVS, encoded by the coding sequence GTGCGAGCTGAGATCGTCATTCCAGGGAGACCGGTGACGAAGAAGAACCATCAGCAGGTGTGGCAAAATCGGAAGAGCGGCAAGCGGTTTGTGGTCCCGTCGAAGGCGTATAAGGAGTATGAGGAGAGCGCATTGCGGGAGCTGAGGGCCTATCAAGGCCCTCGGTTCTCCGGGCCGGTGCGGGTGACGGCACAGTATTACATGCCCGACCGCCGATCCTGGCCCGACCTAGTCGGACTCATGCAGGCGACACATGACATACTCCAGGCGGCGGGGATAATCGCAAACGACCGGGATATCGTGTGCGTGGACGGATCATTGATAGCAGGAGTGGACCCTAAACGTCCGCGCGTGGTGATAGAGATTGAGGAGGTATCATAA
- a CDS encoding sigma-70 family RNA polymerase sigma factor → MQQRLLSDLEAIKRAQHDSAALEALAGEMHDLVWSCYWRHFGNAAEKLAAARIEKEDLFQSGMIGCMKALRRFDPDRGTAFSTYAMPYIEGFMFRAFRDGQLIRPWRGKDGRRDAIIVSLDAPLAVNKHGEELPLGETLAVDEDWEDIVTTQVDMTRAVSDLHPRVAEIVRLRAKGLGQTAIAAKVGCSQAQVSRSLAAVRERGGFCAS, encoded by the coding sequence ATGCAGCAGAGGTTGTTATCTGATCTTGAAGCAATTAAACGAGCGCAGCATGATTCTGCTGCTCTGGAGGCCCTGGCGGGGGAAATGCACGATCTGGTGTGGAGCTGTTACTGGCGGCATTTTGGGAATGCGGCGGAGAAATTGGCGGCGGCCAGGATAGAGAAAGAGGATCTATTTCAGTCGGGTATGATCGGATGTATGAAGGCATTGAGACGTTTCGATCCCGATCGTGGTACTGCCTTTTCCACATATGCGATGCCATACATAGAGGGGTTCATGTTTCGAGCGTTTCGAGATGGTCAGCTTATTCGCCCCTGGCGGGGCAAAGATGGACGGCGAGATGCGATAATTGTATCGCTGGATGCGCCCCTAGCCGTCAATAAGCATGGCGAGGAACTTCCGCTTGGTGAAACCCTGGCGGTGGATGAGGATTGGGAGGACATCGTCACAACCCAAGTAGACATGACGCGGGCGGTGTCAGATCTCCATCCTCGCGTCGCAGAGATTGTGCGTCTGCGGGCAAAAGGATTAGGGCAAACGGCGATAGCCGCGAAAGTGGGATGCTCCCAGGCGCAGGTGTCCCGGTCGTTGGCGGCGGTGCGAGAGCGGGGTGGCTTTTGTGCGAGCTGA
- a CDS encoding ATP-binding protein — MTVRLGQLDMESCPKYAEWQLREYLKDAGVGQRFLGCSFETYVPATPSQSVALKMAQQYAESLPCDKSLLIIGPCGVGKTHLAVAIAREALKVNIGDVVIRQVPEVLGEIRAAISRGDENAHIALERYANANLLILDDLGAEKITEWVREQLFLLVDARYQEMLPTVLTSNNSLEEIEQLLGPRIASRLAGMCQGVVIDGPDHRIATA, encoded by the coding sequence ATGACCGTACGGCTGGGGCAACTTGATATGGAGAGTTGCCCCAAATATGCAGAGTGGCAATTACGCGAGTATCTCAAAGATGCCGGTGTAGGGCAACGATTCTTGGGATGCTCGTTTGAAACGTATGTGCCCGCCACGCCATCACAATCCGTCGCGTTGAAAATGGCCCAGCAATACGCCGAGAGCCTACCTTGTGACAAGAGTCTGCTCATCATCGGACCTTGCGGAGTCGGGAAAACCCACCTGGCGGTTGCGATCGCGAGGGAGGCGCTAAAAGTCAACATAGGGGATGTAGTTATACGGCAGGTGCCGGAGGTCCTGGGGGAGATCCGGGCTGCCATAAGTCGCGGGGACGAGAATGCCCACATCGCACTTGAACGATATGCCAATGCGAATTTACTGATTCTGGACGATCTGGGCGCGGAGAAGATAACGGAATGGGTTCGTGAGCAGCTATTCCTCCTGGTCGACGCGCGATATCAAGAGATGCTCCCGACCGTGTTGACATCAAACAACAGTTTAGAAGAAATAGAGCAGCTCCTGGGACCACGTATCGCTTCGCGTTTAGCCGGCATGTGCCAGGGCGTGGTCATAGATGGACCGGATCACCGCATTGCGACAGCGTAG
- a CDS encoding AAA family ATPase — MITFQKATKRQAKARIGISGPAGSGKTYTALKLATAMCKKVAVIDTEHGSASKYADEFSFDVLELDDFHPNNYIEAIKAAEAAGYDGLIIDSISHEWNGKNGCLELVELYAKRNRGGNKYAAWADVTPLHNDFIEAIHASKLHIIATMRSKMDYIQTENERGKTEIKKVGMAPITREGAEYEFDIVGEMDLDHTMVITKSRCKALADRVFKLPGEDLAKEIMAWLSDGAPQTQAQAQPPVKPAQPTPAPATSATTPSDMRDSSGMFPDLMGLTPPPESTSELARTTKKASQNVAFCDQCGASISEKVLQYSQEHWGRALCMKCQKAETSEAKAVGQ, encoded by the coding sequence ATGATAACATTTCAAAAAGCCACTAAGCGACAGGCGAAGGCCCGAATAGGCATAAGTGGCCCAGCGGGGTCGGGCAAGACCTACACCGCATTGAAGTTAGCTACCGCCATGTGCAAGAAGGTCGCAGTGATTGACACGGAACACGGCAGCGCAAGCAAATATGCTGACGAGTTCAGCTTCGATGTCCTGGAACTGGACGATTTCCACCCCAACAACTACATCGAGGCCATCAAGGCTGCCGAGGCAGCCGGCTATGACGGCCTCATCATCGACTCGATCTCCCACGAGTGGAACGGCAAGAATGGCTGTCTTGAACTTGTGGAGCTGTATGCAAAGCGCAATCGGGGAGGGAACAAATATGCTGCCTGGGCAGACGTCACGCCACTCCACAATGACTTCATCGAAGCTATACACGCCAGTAAGCTGCATATCATCGCCACCATGCGTTCAAAAATGGATTACATCCAGACCGAGAATGAGCGCGGGAAGACCGAAATCAAGAAAGTCGGCATGGCGCCGATCACCCGCGAAGGCGCGGAATACGAGTTTGATATCGTCGGAGAAATGGACCTCGATCACACCATGGTGATCACCAAGAGCCGGTGTAAGGCCCTGGCTGACCGTGTGTTCAAACTCCCTGGCGAAGACCTGGCGAAGGAAATCATGGCATGGCTATCAGACGGTGCGCCACAAACACAGGCACAGGCGCAGCCACCAGTCAAGCCAGCGCAACCCACGCCGGCACCTGCGACATCCGCGACTACGCCCTCGGATATGCGTGATTCTAGTGGGATGTTCCCGGACTTGATGGGCCTTACTCCCCCGCCGGAATCCACGTCAGAGCTGGCAAGGACGACAAAGAAAGCATCTCAAAACGTCGCCTTTTGCGACCAGTGCGGGGCGAGCATCTCGGAGAAGGTGCTGCAATACAGCCAGGAACATTGGGGTAGGGCATTGTGCATGAAGTGTCAGAAAGCCGAAACGTCTGAGGCAAAAGCTGTGGGGCAATAG
- a CDS encoding helix-turn-helix domain-containing protein: protein MLTPLEVARILRIGRNRVYEEIRYGELCDIAIKLGRLWRIPKAALKRRMDEGKKPTWEIFDGKGKKA, encoded by the coding sequence ATGCTAACGCCGCTGGAGGTGGCCCGCATCCTGCGGATCGGGCGCAATCGAGTTTACGAGGAAATTAGGTATGGCGAGCTATGCGACATCGCCATCAAGCTGGGTCGGCTGTGGAGGATCCCCAAGGCGGCACTAAAGCGGCGAATGGATGAAGGAAAGAAGCCGACCTGGGAGATCTTTGACGGGAAGGGGAAGAAGGCTTAA
- a CDS encoding helix-turn-helix transcriptional regulator — protein sequence MRNQINVRFEEFLRRRIEKGLTLNELARRSKISSPFMSQIDRGTRHPGPKTAMKLAKALDCRFEDIFYT from the coding sequence TTGAGAAACCAGATCAATGTCAGGTTCGAGGAATTTCTGAGACGTAGGATAGAAAAAGGGCTTACGCTGAACGAATTGGCCCGGCGTAGTAAGATATCCAGCCCATTTATGAGTCAGATTGACCGGGGAACAAGGCACCCCGGTCCGAAAACGGCGATGAAATTGGCAAAAGCCTTGGACTGCAGATTTGAGGATATTTTTTACACTTAA
- a CDS encoding helix-turn-helix domain-containing protein produces MSAFGRYLKKLREDRDMSIRQLALRSGVSSPYISQIETGARGVPRPEVLKKLARGLRVPYMELMKVAGYIDEEGDKDKLSTRKAASRKDGYDTPLSPEAQRAIEIILNELRERDKEGL; encoded by the coding sequence ATGAGTGCTTTTGGACGTTATCTAAAGAAACTACGTGAAGATAGGGACATGTCGATAAGGCAACTAGCGCTTCGTTCCGGCGTTTCAAGCCCCTATATATCTCAGATAGAAACTGGCGCGCGCGGGGTCCCCAGACCCGAGGTGCTGAAAAAGCTGGCAAGGGGCCTCCGCGTCCCATATATGGAATTGATGAAGGTTGCCGGTTATATCGACGAGGAAGGAGATAAGGATAAGCTATCTACTCGCAAGGCAGCCTCACGCAAAGATGGTTACGACACCCCACTATCCCCAGAAGCTCAACGGGCAATCGAAATCATTCTGAACGAACTACGGGAACGTGACAAGGAAGGGTTATAA
- a CDS encoding ImmA/IrrE family metallo-endopeptidase has product MSFDPFEYADRMKVRWFTRDLPDPLLGLYVVAKDIRPTIILSPALKDNARLRRCVMSEELGHHETSSFDSLQSYLTYQDLLRVSREEHRARRWAVMHLIPDDALWELAVSNSVITVEEASEMFDVIPAYMNLRLQIFLSDHSSIFTLGEGRIWVYQKEA; this is encoded by the coding sequence TTGAGTTTCGATCCTTTTGAATATGCAGATAGAATGAAGGTCCGGTGGTTTACACGTGATCTACCGGATCCTCTTCTTGGCCTCTATGTTGTCGCAAAAGATATCCGTCCAACTATTATCCTTTCTCCTGCATTAAAAGATAACGCGCGGCTTCGACGCTGCGTGATGTCGGAAGAACTAGGGCACCATGAAACATCGAGCTTTGACAGCCTGCAATCATACCTTACATATCAAGATCTATTACGGGTCTCCCGTGAAGAACACCGCGCGCGCCGCTGGGCGGTGATGCATCTCATACCGGACGATGCGTTGTGGGAACTCGCAGTATCCAATTCAGTGATTACTGTCGAGGAAGCCAGCGAAATGTTTGATGTTATTCCTGCTTATATGAATTTGCGACTACAGATATTTCTGTCGGACCATTCTTCCATATTTACCCTCGGAGAGGGGAGGATATGGGTTTACCAGAAAGAAGCCTGA
- a CDS encoding site-specific integrase, with translation MKGHVRKHGDGWQGVVYQGRGPDGKKRYKYLPVAQTQKQAQRMVNDIIAEMNKGTYIEPTRQTVAEWCREWLELYTRGVSEGTRVWYKDVIERLIAPAIGGIPLAKLTASDVQRWLNNELDQGYAPDTVHGHYRVLRAALLKATRMRKLAVNPLLEVEPPARKREAGKAITAEQAEAFLAAVREHAPYRYTLYLTAMTMGMRRGEILGLRWSDVDFARGMINVRQQLHKSSTVANPKFKEVKTKHGRRDLPMPRMLAEALAIYKVEQDMIKQALGKSYNPYNLVFTTSKGTPIMPCDLTRQYKSLLKKAGVPEIRLHDLRHTNTTWLLEAGVSPNEVARFAGHADPAFTVQKYGHTLEDHLTRPARVIDEILRKKIGG, from the coding sequence ATGAAGGGCCACGTCCGTAAGCATGGGGACGGCTGGCAGGGGGTCGTCTACCAGGGCAGGGGACCCGACGGCAAGAAGCGGTATAAATATCTGCCTGTCGCCCAAACCCAAAAGCAAGCCCAAAGGATGGTAAACGACATCATTGCTGAGATGAACAAGGGAACCTACATAGAACCCACACGGCAGACTGTCGCCGAGTGGTGCCGGGAGTGGCTGGAACTATACACGCGCGGAGTCTCTGAGGGTACCAGGGTGTGGTATAAAGATGTGATAGAACGTCTCATCGCGCCCGCGATCGGCGGTATACCTCTCGCAAAACTCACAGCAAGCGATGTCCAACGCTGGCTCAACAATGAGTTAGATCAGGGGTATGCGCCAGATACAGTGCATGGACATTATCGGGTGCTTCGGGCCGCTTTGTTGAAGGCAACCCGCATGAGGAAATTAGCTGTCAACCCGCTCCTCGAAGTTGAACCGCCAGCGCGGAAACGAGAGGCGGGGAAAGCCATTACCGCAGAGCAGGCTGAGGCATTCCTAGCGGCCGTACGAGAGCATGCCCCATATCGTTATACACTCTACCTAACCGCCATGACAATGGGGATGAGGCGGGGTGAAATCCTGGGGTTGCGCTGGTCGGATGTAGACTTCGCGCGCGGCATGATAAACGTGAGGCAACAATTACATAAGTCATCGACCGTCGCGAATCCTAAGTTCAAAGAGGTAAAAACAAAACATGGCCGACGGGACTTGCCCATGCCGAGGATGCTGGCAGAGGCCCTAGCGATATATAAAGTTGAACAGGATATGATCAAGCAGGCTCTAGGTAAATCTTACAACCCGTATAATCTCGTGTTCACTACGTCTAAAGGAACGCCTATCATGCCGTGTGACCTGACCCGCCAATATAAATCCTTGCTCAAAAAGGCAGGAGTGCCCGAAATACGATTGCATGATCTGCGTCATACCAACACTACATGGTTGCTCGAAGCAGGAGTCTCTCCAAATGAAGTCGCACGATTCGCCGGGCACGCTGACCCTGCGTTCACCGTGCAAAAATACGGCCATACCCTTGAGGATCACTTAACTAGGCCAGCGCGGGTGATAGATGAAATATTGCGTAAAAAAATAGGGGGGTAG
- a CDS encoding ABC transporter substrate-binding protein codes for MRSSAKPVFALIISPALLCVTAPLTSAATQYHESPQLAQLVKEGKLPAVEKRLPKEPLVIKPVEEVGQYGGTWRRIAIGPGDAGIISNRLSYENLVRWSPDGKTVVPNVAKSWEASKDGKSFTFHLRDGMKWSDGQPFTADDILFWYQDVLLNEELTPTFPTWLCTRGVPGKVEKVDTNTIRFSFAHPYGLFPMMLAGPVGGGITQYPKHYLKNFHPKYVPKAELEKAAKAAGFDLWYQFFWDRQSWQNPSCPRIWPWIPKRVPPSTPVVCERNPYYWKVDTKGNQLPYIDNISFDIVSDIETLNVKAVAGEVDMQLRHILWENYTLYMTNRKQGDYRVLKWTSAEGSNALLMFNLNDKDPVLRKLIEDRRFRIALSQAINRDEINEICYLGMGEPRQAAVIKESPYYEEEFAKAYAQYDPARANKILDEMGLMKRDKEGFRLRPDGKTLSLTIEYAPVFGPWRDVVAMVKKYWETVGVKTIVKEESRDLFSPRAMAGDLDVGVWTMDRCFTPLIEMLYWMPIEGGTPPSTGIQYWRWYRTRGKEGEKPPAEIQKIYELYDKIIEAIDDSERIRLAKEIMRINAENIWNIGLVGGLPHIVIVKNNFRNVPEKAISDWLQLTPGNTAPEQYFIKKK; via the coding sequence ATGAGATCTTCTGCAAAACCTGTTTTCGCTCTGATCATCTCGCCAGCCCTTCTATGCGTTACCGCGCCATTGACAAGCGCAGCTACCCAATATCACGAGTCACCTCAGCTTGCTCAGTTGGTAAAGGAAGGGAAGCTTCCTGCTGTTGAAAAGAGGCTTCCCAAGGAACCTCTTGTAATAAAGCCAGTCGAGGAGGTGGGGCAGTACGGAGGCACATGGCGACGAATTGCGATAGGGCCGGGTGATGCGGGGATAATAAGCAATCGGCTGTCCTATGAAAACCTGGTGCGATGGAGTCCAGATGGTAAGACTGTAGTCCCGAACGTGGCAAAAAGTTGGGAAGCTTCTAAGGACGGGAAATCTTTCACATTCCACCTTCGCGATGGCATGAAATGGTCGGACGGTCAACCATTTACCGCAGATGATATTCTATTCTGGTACCAGGATGTGCTTTTGAACGAGGAGCTCACACCGACTTTCCCCACATGGCTCTGCACTCGCGGTGTGCCCGGTAAGGTAGAAAAAGTTGATACCAATACCATAAGATTCAGCTTTGCCCACCCATATGGCCTTTTCCCTATGATGCTCGCCGGACCCGTGGGTGGAGGAATCACCCAATATCCAAAGCATTATCTGAAGAACTTTCACCCCAAATATGTCCCCAAGGCAGAACTTGAAAAGGCTGCAAAAGCCGCTGGTTTTGACTTGTGGTACCAGTTCTTTTGGGATAGACAAAGCTGGCAGAACCCCAGCTGTCCCAGGATATGGCCTTGGATACCAAAACGTGTGCCTCCATCAACGCCAGTAGTCTGTGAAAGGAATCCATACTACTGGAAGGTAGATACAAAGGGTAATCAGCTTCCGTATATCGATAACATAAGTTTTGATATCGTATCGGACATCGAGACGCTCAACGTGAAGGCAGTCGCCGGCGAAGTAGACATGCAGCTCCGTCACATCTTGTGGGAGAACTATACATTGTATATGACCAATCGAAAACAGGGAGATTATAGGGTGCTCAAGTGGACATCCGCCGAAGGCTCAAATGCGCTTTTGATGTTCAATCTCAATGATAAGGATCCGGTATTGAGAAAACTCATTGAAGATCGACGTTTCCGCATCGCGCTTTCCCAAGCTATAAATCGCGATGAGATCAACGAGATATGCTACCTCGGCATGGGTGAACCGAGACAGGCAGCCGTCATCAAAGAAAGCCCCTATTATGAGGAAGAATTCGCAAAGGCTTACGCACAGTATGACCCAGCCCGAGCCAACAAGATCCTTGATGAGATGGGTCTCATGAAACGAGACAAAGAAGGATTCAGACTCCGGCCAGATGGCAAGACATTAAGCCTTACCATAGAATATGCGCCTGTATTTGGACCATGGCGTGATGTTGTGGCCATGGTGAAGAAATACTGGGAGACTGTGGGAGTGAAGACGATCGTCAAGGAAGAGAGTAGGGATCTATTCAGCCCACGGGCCATGGCTGGTGATTTAGATGTCGGCGTGTGGACTATGGATCGCTGCTTCACGCCGCTCATCGAGATGCTCTACTGGATGCCGATAGAGGGTGGCACCCCGCCGAGCACTGGTATTCAGTACTGGAGGTGGTATAGAACCAGAGGGAAAGAAGGAGAAAAGCCTCCTGCTGAGATTCAAAAGATCTATGAACTCTATGATAAAATAATTGAGGCGATTGATGATAGTGAGAGGATTCGCCTTGCAAAGGAGATTATGCGCATTAATGCAGAGAACATCTGGAATATCGGCCTGGTGGGAGGGTTGCCTCACATTGTGATCGTGAAGAATAACTTCAGGAATGTCCCGGAGAAGGCCATTTCTGATTGGCTCCAGCTGACCCCGGGCAACACTGCGCCAGAGCAGTACTTCATTAAGAAGAAATAG
- a CDS encoding metallophosphoesterase: MTDTHFFVRKRSHLKILVVADREEPLLYDYFNPERFSDIDLVISCGDLPGEYLSFIATMLNVPVFYVRGNHDVSYASRPPEGCTNIDGRVVNYKGIRIAGLEGSRRYTDDAVQYSEREMFWKLIALKPKLWLSRGIDILVTHAPPYSVHDLPDVCHQGFKVFLKMIKSYKPRYFLHGHVHLNYKARQERITRVASTCVVNGHGFYILNYETSDGPGDCSTVPIGAL; the protein is encoded by the coding sequence ATCACTGATACGCATTTTTTCGTGAGGAAGCGGTCACACTTGAAAATCCTGGTTGTCGCCGATCGGGAGGAACCCCTCCTATATGATTACTTCAATCCCGAACGTTTCTCCGACATAGACCTGGTGATCTCTTGCGGTGATTTGCCAGGGGAGTATCTCTCCTTCATCGCCACCATGCTCAATGTGCCAGTATTCTATGTTCGGGGGAATCACGATGTCTCCTACGCTTCACGCCCGCCTGAAGGGTGTACGAACATAGACGGGCGTGTCGTCAATTACAAGGGGATCAGGATCGCAGGATTAGAAGGATCCCGACGCTATACAGATGATGCAGTTCAATATTCCGAAAGAGAGATGTTCTGGAAACTGATAGCCTTGAAACCAAAGCTTTGGCTATCACGTGGGATCGATATACTCGTGACCCATGCCCCCCCATACAGCGTCCACGACCTTCCGGACGTTTGCCACCAGGGGTTCAAGGTCTTCTTGAAGATGATCAAATCTTACAAACCGCGTTACTTTCTCCATGGTCATGTTCATTTGAACTACAAAGCCAGACAGGAACGTATCACCAGAGTCGCATCCACATGCGTGGTAAATGGGCATGGATTTTATATACTGAATTACGAAACCAGTGACGGGCCTGGAGATTGCTCGACAGTACCCATAGGTGCCCTATGA
- a CDS encoding TldD/PmbA family protein has translation MAFQLFSYREGTSLRALKAALERARRLGASYADLRVVKRRDEGIVVKNGRVDSVESSEEEGVGIRALVNGAWGFASCSSLEQEDIERTAELAVRIARASARVKTDDVTLAPVDAICDSYKSAYDIDPFTVSLDEKIGLLMDAERLARQNPKIRVATADMGFRREEKIFLSSEGADIRQEIIESGAHMSAIATDGEEIQERSYPSIFGDYATRGYEFVKSLDLAGHAEEIADQAAELLSAPQCPSKVTDLVLGTNQLALQIHESCGHPSELDRVLGTEASFAGTSFLTLEKRGNFRYGSDDVTIVADATIPGGLGTFGYDDEGVPAQRVELVKRGIFSDYLTSRETSPLVNQRSNGCMRADGWNRTPIIRMTNINLMPGDWTLDEIIRDTKDGIYMEANKSWSIDDKRLNFQFGTEIAWEIKDGGLGRMLKNPTYTGITPEFWRSCDAIANRDFWHLWGLPSCGKGEPMQVAHVGHGASPARFRKVRVGVGKW, from the coding sequence ATGGCGTTTCAACTGTTTAGCTATAGGGAGGGCACTAGTTTGAGAGCACTCAAGGCCGCTCTGGAAAGGGCGCGGCGCCTGGGGGCCAGCTACGCAGACCTCCGGGTCGTCAAACGCAGAGATGAAGGTATAGTAGTCAAAAATGGAAGGGTGGATTCTGTAGAATCTTCAGAAGAAGAAGGCGTGGGTATCCGTGCCTTGGTAAATGGGGCATGGGGATTTGCGTCTTGTTCGAGCTTAGAGCAGGAAGACATTGAGAGGACAGCCGAACTTGCCGTTCGGATAGCAAGGGCCAGCGCTCGCGTGAAGACAGACGATGTGACCCTGGCGCCAGTAGATGCTATCTGTGATTCCTATAAAAGTGCCTATGATATCGACCCGTTTACAGTGTCTCTCGATGAGAAGATAGGGCTTCTCATGGACGCGGAAAGGCTCGCGAGACAAAATCCGAAAATCCGGGTCGCCACCGCAGATATGGGATTTCGCAGGGAGGAGAAGATCTTCCTGAGCAGTGAAGGCGCAGATATAAGACAGGAGATAATTGAGTCTGGGGCTCATATGTCGGCTATCGCCACCGATGGCGAGGAAATTCAAGAAAGGTCCTATCCTTCGATCTTTGGGGATTACGCTACCAGGGGGTATGAATTTGTAAAGAGCCTGGATCTTGCCGGACACGCGGAGGAAATAGCCGACCAGGCGGCAGAACTGCTTTCCGCCCCTCAGTGCCCGAGTAAAGTCACTGATCTCGTGCTGGGGACAAATCAGCTCGCCCTTCAAATTCATGAATCGTGTGGTCACCCAAGTGAGCTTGACAGGGTGCTCGGCACTGAGGCCAGCTTTGCCGGTACAAGCTTCCTTACACTGGAAAAGCGGGGAAATTTCAGATATGGTTCGGATGATGTCACGATTGTGGCTGATGCAACCATTCCTGGTGGACTTGGGACTTTTGGATATGATGACGAAGGGGTTCCAGCTCAGCGAGTTGAGCTGGTGAAACGCGGCATTTTCTCTGATTATCTCACGTCAAGGGAGACTTCCCCCTTAGTCAACCAGAGAAGCAATGGATGTATGCGCGCGGACGGGTGGAACAGGACTCCAATAATTCGAATGACCAATATAAACCTAATGCCTGGAGATTGGACGCTTGACGAGATAATTCGGGACACTAAAGATGGAATATATATGGAAGCGAATAAAAGTTGGAGTATAGACGATAAGAGGCTAAATTTCCAGTTCGGCACTGAAATCGCATGGGAAATCAAAGACGGTGGACTCGGCAGGATGCTCAAGAATCCCACATATACTGGCATAACGCCGGAATTCTGGAGAAGCTGTGATGCAATAGCCAATAGGGATTTTTGGCATCTGTGGGGGCTCCCATCTTGCGGGAAGGGCGAACCCATGCAGGTGGCGCATGTGGGGCATGGAGCATCTCCGGCTCGTTTTCGCAAGGTAAGGGTAGGTGTGGGGAAATGGTGA